From the Stigmatella erecta genome, one window contains:
- the nadB gene encoding L-aspartate oxidase, translating to MPQRFDFLVLGGGVAGLSFALQAAQHGSVAVLTKRERYESNTQYAQGGIASVLAPTDSFEAHVQDTLAAGAGLNHLDAVEVTVREGPQRIQELVAFGAEFNRHSSGEFDLTREGGHSARRIIHAGDITGREVQRALLAACDAQPNITFLQHTAAIDLILDRRTTPGKAGRCVGAYVLAENGRIDTFLCKVTVLATGGAGKVYLYTSNPDVATGDGVAMAYRAGAQVANMEFYQFHPTCLYHPEAKSFLISEALRGEGGKLRLRNGQTFMERYHPMGALAPRDVVARAIDAELKRTGDDCVHLDMTHLGRAFLTDRFPNIYATCKAFNIDMAVQPIPVVPAAHYMCGGVVTDLHGRTSVPGLYAVGEVAHTGLHGANRLASNSLLEGLVFGHRAAVATADEVRALTSAPQEAPEWDAGSAVDSDESVVVTHNWDEIRRLMWNYVGIVRTDKRLMRARRRLDLLREEIRDYYWRFKVTPDVIELRNIADVAHLIVDCASRRKESRGLHFTLDYPNTDDHHGMRDTVVSRGP from the coding sequence ATGCCCCAGCGCTTCGACTTCCTCGTCCTGGGGGGCGGTGTCGCAGGTCTCTCCTTCGCCCTCCAAGCCGCCCAGCACGGCTCCGTGGCCGTGCTGACCAAGCGTGAACGTTACGAGAGCAACACCCAGTACGCGCAAGGGGGCATCGCCAGCGTGCTGGCGCCCACCGACAGCTTCGAGGCCCACGTCCAGGACACCCTGGCGGCCGGCGCCGGGCTCAACCACCTGGACGCCGTGGAAGTCACGGTGCGCGAGGGGCCCCAGCGCATCCAGGAGCTCGTCGCGTTCGGCGCCGAGTTCAACCGGCACTCCAGCGGCGAGTTCGATCTGACGCGCGAGGGCGGCCACTCCGCCCGGCGCATCATCCACGCCGGGGACATCACCGGCCGCGAGGTGCAGCGCGCCCTGCTCGCCGCGTGCGATGCCCAGCCCAACATCACCTTCCTGCAGCACACCGCGGCGATCGATCTCATCCTCGACCGGCGCACCACCCCGGGGAAGGCCGGCCGGTGCGTGGGCGCGTACGTGCTCGCCGAGAACGGCCGCATCGACACGTTCCTGTGCAAGGTGACGGTGCTGGCCACGGGCGGCGCGGGCAAGGTGTACCTGTACACCTCCAACCCGGATGTGGCCACGGGGGACGGGGTGGCCATGGCCTACCGGGCGGGCGCCCAGGTGGCCAACATGGAGTTCTACCAGTTCCACCCCACGTGCCTGTACCACCCGGAGGCCAAGAGCTTCCTCATCAGCGAGGCGCTCCGGGGCGAGGGCGGCAAGCTGCGGCTGCGCAACGGGCAGACCTTCATGGAGCGCTACCACCCCATGGGCGCGCTGGCCCCCCGCGACGTGGTGGCCCGCGCCATCGACGCGGAGCTCAAGCGCACCGGCGATGACTGCGTCCACCTGGACATGACGCACCTGGGGCGCGCGTTCCTCACCGACCGCTTCCCCAACATCTACGCCACCTGCAAGGCCTTCAACATCGACATGGCCGTGCAGCCCATCCCCGTGGTGCCCGCGGCCCATTACATGTGTGGCGGCGTGGTGACGGATCTGCACGGCCGCACCTCGGTGCCCGGCCTGTACGCGGTGGGCGAGGTGGCCCACACGGGGCTGCATGGGGCCAACCGGCTCGCCTCCAACTCGCTGCTGGAGGGGCTCGTCTTCGGCCACCGGGCCGCCGTGGCCACCGCCGATGAGGTGCGCGCCCTCACCTCCGCGCCCCAGGAGGCCCCCGAGTGGGATGCCGGCAGCGCGGTGGACTCGGACGAGAGCGTCGTCGTCACCCACAACTGGGATGAGATCCGCCGGCTCATGTGGAACTACGTGGGCATCGTCCGCACGGACAAGCGGCTGATGCGCGCCCGGCGCCGGTTGGACCTGCTGCGCGAGGAGATCCGCGACTACTACTGGCGCTTCAAGGTGACGCCGGACGTCATCGAGCTGCGCAATATCGCCGACGTGGCCCACCTCATCGTCGACTGCGCCAGCCGCCGCAAGGAGAGCCGCGGCCTGCACTTCACGCTCGACTACCCCAACACGGATGACCACCACGGGATGCGCGACACGGTGGTCTCCCGCGGGCCCTGA
- a CDS encoding lytic transglycosylase domain-containing protein — MRMRFAVILCGLLLPLGAWASEGIYRYVEKDGTIIYTNVPPPGGKKARKLKGTFTEAPKASSAVRGRASIPEELEPHVSTASLRYRIPASLVRAIIQAESNFDAKAVSPKGACGLMQLMPQTATEMYVKDIFDEKENIEGGVRYLRVLANTFEGDMVKMIAAYNAGPHAVRKYGGNVPPYTETQEYVRKVLQLYHHYKERERLVSNEPREANADGDDASGGAGDGSR; from the coding sequence ATGCGCATGCGTTTCGCCGTCATTCTCTGCGGGTTGCTGCTTCCCCTGGGGGCCTGGGCCTCCGAGGGCATCTACCGCTACGTGGAGAAGGACGGCACCATCATCTATACGAACGTGCCGCCGCCGGGGGGCAAGAAGGCCCGCAAGCTCAAGGGCACCTTCACCGAGGCGCCCAAGGCCTCCTCCGCCGTGCGCGGGCGGGCCAGCATCCCCGAGGAGCTCGAGCCGCACGTCTCCACGGCCTCCCTGCGCTACCGCATCCCCGCGAGCCTGGTGCGCGCCATCATCCAGGCCGAGAGCAACTTCGACGCCAAAGCCGTGTCCCCCAAGGGCGCCTGTGGGCTGATGCAGCTCATGCCCCAGACGGCCACGGAGATGTACGTGAAGGACATCTTCGACGAGAAGGAGAACATCGAGGGCGGGGTGCGCTACCTGCGGGTGCTCGCCAACACCTTCGAGGGGGACATGGTGAAGATGATCGCCGCGTACAACGCGGGGCCGCACGCGGTCCGCAAGTACGGTGGCAACGTGCCTCCCTACACGGAGACGCAGGAGTACGTGCGCAAGGTCCTGCAGCTCTACCACCACTACAAAGAGCGCGAGCGGCTCGTCAGCAACGAGCCCCGCGAAGCGAATGCCGATGGCGACGACGCGAGCGGCGGGGCCGGAGACGGATCCCGTTGA
- a CDS encoding tetratricopeptide repeat protein: MATTRAAGPETDPVDDEFLNLLYRGGELLAAGKLTEAQGYLERAHQMQPKNEKGQNLLGLTYFKLGLFDRAAEIYEMLVRENPVDPTLRVNLGLVYLKTNALQRAVREFEVAVDLAPDHKKAHNYLGLALAQQSEYGRAREHFLLSGSDAMAEKMSRAIAGETFVRETPVPLAPERGFPELERPAAASPQGSTPLADAASEELDIDVIEEEPTPPVAPPPPSLVARPPALTPRQAPPPPPEDDWGAQFGLDEVPAPQTQPLGEFPEIDAEALASEQAPEQPPLELPVLSAEELAPQAEAAPEEVPVEEAPVAEPAASAPPLGMEMGALPEESSWAEALPGGEEVPQESPFSEPPPPPPPEAAPEVPVMSLEELSEDGMPVLTAEPENAEDLAAMAQHEPPPAPVAPEPEALAEPPPAEAAFAEAPPPEPVPDADVVEAPAEAFAPPAVPTPMLGELAPLLPLADPGAPGTFTVGPEGCSVKVAGQVMLRLEGLVAFSGKLTFQPETKRFRGRATDKPFGEGAGQMVRASGQGALFVEPAARRSFVAMDLGEESAYFRDESVFGFEEPVVFENGRVPSEVAPDLDLVHLRGSGKVLLSLAGPLRLVPVGMQSPVSVPLTHLVGWQGNLTPRVVALLHGGAGEILQTAVELSGEGFALICLPVR; the protein is encoded by the coding sequence ATGGCGACGACGCGAGCGGCGGGGCCGGAGACGGATCCCGTTGACGACGAGTTCCTGAACCTTCTCTACCGCGGCGGCGAGCTGCTGGCGGCCGGGAAGCTCACCGAGGCCCAGGGCTACCTCGAGCGGGCCCACCAGATGCAGCCGAAGAACGAGAAGGGGCAGAACCTTCTCGGGCTGACGTACTTCAAGCTGGGGCTCTTCGACCGGGCGGCGGAAATCTACGAGATGCTGGTGCGGGAGAACCCCGTGGACCCCACGCTGCGGGTCAACCTGGGGCTCGTGTACCTGAAGACGAACGCGCTCCAGCGCGCGGTGCGCGAGTTCGAGGTGGCGGTGGACCTCGCGCCGGACCACAAGAAGGCGCACAACTACCTGGGGCTGGCGCTGGCCCAGCAGAGCGAGTACGGGCGGGCGCGCGAGCACTTCCTCCTGTCGGGCAGCGATGCCATGGCCGAGAAGATGTCCCGCGCCATCGCCGGGGAGACGTTCGTCCGGGAGACGCCGGTGCCGCTGGCCCCGGAGCGGGGTTTCCCGGAGCTGGAGCGGCCCGCCGCGGCCAGCCCGCAGGGCAGCACGCCCCTGGCGGACGCCGCGAGCGAGGAGCTCGACATCGACGTCATCGAGGAGGAGCCCACGCCGCCCGTGGCGCCGCCGCCCCCGAGCCTGGTGGCCCGGCCGCCCGCGCTCACGCCGCGCCAGGCGCCCCCTCCGCCCCCGGAAGATGACTGGGGGGCGCAGTTCGGGCTCGACGAGGTCCCCGCGCCGCAGACCCAGCCCCTGGGCGAGTTCCCGGAGATCGACGCCGAGGCGCTCGCTTCCGAGCAGGCCCCGGAGCAGCCTCCCCTGGAGCTGCCGGTGCTGTCCGCCGAGGAGCTGGCGCCGCAGGCCGAGGCCGCCCCGGAGGAAGTCCCGGTGGAGGAGGCACCGGTGGCGGAGCCCGCGGCGTCCGCGCCCCCCCTGGGCATGGAGATGGGGGCCCTGCCCGAGGAGTCCTCCTGGGCCGAGGCCCTGCCGGGCGGCGAGGAGGTGCCTCAGGAGAGTCCGTTCTCGGAACCGCCGCCGCCTCCTCCTCCGGAGGCCGCGCCCGAGGTCCCGGTGATGTCCTTGGAGGAGCTCTCCGAGGACGGGATGCCGGTGCTGACCGCGGAGCCCGAGAACGCGGAAGACCTGGCGGCCATGGCCCAGCACGAGCCGCCCCCCGCGCCGGTGGCCCCGGAGCCGGAAGCCCTGGCGGAGCCCCCTCCCGCGGAGGCAGCCTTCGCGGAGGCCCCGCCGCCCGAGCCGGTCCCGGACGCCGATGTCGTGGAGGCGCCGGCCGAGGCCTTCGCGCCCCCGGCGGTGCCCACGCCGATGCTGGGCGAGCTGGCGCCCTTGCTGCCCCTGGCGGATCCAGGTGCGCCGGGCACGTTCACCGTGGGGCCGGAAGGCTGCTCGGTGAAGGTGGCGGGCCAGGTGATGCTCCGGCTGGAGGGGCTGGTGGCGTTCTCCGGCAAACTCACCTTCCAGCCCGAGACGAAGCGGTTCCGGGGCCGTGCCACGGACAAGCCGTTCGGGGAGGGCGCCGGACAGATGGTGCGCGCCAGCGGGCAGGGGGCGCTCTTCGTGGAGCCTGCCGCGCGCCGCTCCTTCGTGGCCATGGATCTGGGGGAGGAGTCCGCCTACTTCCGGGACGAGAGCGTCTTCGGCTTCGAGGAGCCGGTGGTGTTCGAGAACGGCCGGGTGCCCTCGGAGGTGGCGCCGGACCTGGACCTGGTGCACCTGCGGGGCAGCGGGAAGGTGCTGCTGAGCCTCGCGGGGCCGCTGCGGCTGGTGCCGGTGGGGATGCAGAGCCCGGTGTCGGTGCCGCTGACGCACCTGGTGGGCTGGCAGGGGAACCTGACGCCCCGGGTGGTGGCCCTGCTGCACGGGGGGGCCGGAGAGATCCTCCAGACGGCGGTGGAGCTGAGTGGCGAAGGATTTGCCCTCATCTGCCTGCCGGTCCGCTAG
- the pgsA gene encoding CDP-diacylglycerol--glycerol-3-phosphate 3-phosphatidyltransferase, with amino-acid sequence MDRATRKQRKREERARRRAARKESVLIQEFWNLPNMLTMGRILLIPLFVWFTYDADPFYSLMAGMVFAVASITDVVDGYLARKWNLITVVGKFMDPLADKLIAMAALVMMVRLGRVAAWVVIVLLARELIVSGLRTIAASEGMVIAAGQEGKWKTSLQLVGIISLCVHYVHPLDLGFQVVTVDYNLVGRVLVYLSSAFSVWSAVVYFRAFLAMLARRGKTDAQNA; translated from the coding sequence ATGGACCGAGCCACGAGGAAGCAGCGGAAGCGCGAGGAGCGGGCGAGGCGCCGGGCGGCTCGCAAGGAGAGCGTGCTCATCCAAGAGTTCTGGAACCTGCCCAACATGCTGACGATGGGCCGGATCCTCCTGATTCCGCTGTTCGTGTGGTTCACCTACGACGCGGATCCGTTCTACTCGCTGATGGCGGGCATGGTGTTCGCCGTGGCCTCCATCACGGACGTGGTGGACGGGTACCTGGCGCGCAAGTGGAACCTCATCACGGTGGTGGGCAAGTTCATGGACCCGCTGGCCGACAAGCTCATCGCCATGGCGGCGCTGGTGATGATGGTGCGGCTGGGGCGGGTGGCGGCCTGGGTGGTCATCGTGCTGCTGGCGCGCGAGCTCATCGTCAGTGGGCTGCGCACCATCGCGGCGAGCGAGGGCATGGTCATCGCCGCAGGGCAGGAGGGCAAGTGGAAGACGAGCCTCCAGCTGGTGGGGATCATTTCACTCTGCGTTCACTATGTTCACCCCTTGGATTTGGGCTTCCAGGTGGTAACGGTGGACTACAACTTGGTGGGCCGGGTGCTGGTGTACCTGTCGAGCGCGTTCTCGGTGTGGAGCGCGGTGGTGTACTTCCGGGCGTTCTTGGCGATGCTCGCCCGGCGCGGCAAAACCGATGCACAGAATGCTTGA
- a CDS encoding type I polyketide synthase, translated as MRDEVRGAMVRLLSGLNAEERSSLLALLQSEQPENDPVAVVGMGGRFPGGAHSPEAFWRLLQEGRSGITEIPKSRWDIDALFHPDPDARGKMYGRWGGFLEGADQFDPQPFGISDEEAARMDPQQRLLLEVCWEALESAGESPTGLAGSRTGVFVGLADQGYNRVREPGHLDDFSVTDHLTSVASGRLSHVFGFHGPSVSIEAACASSLVALHLAAGSLRRGESDLAIAGGVTLLLQPEISFHFCKLELMSRDGRVKAFDAKADGAVRSEGCALLVLKRYSQALADGNPVLALLRGGASTSTGRGVSLSAPSVPAMRRVMSDALASAGLTPADVDYVETHGSGTWAGDAIELQALRDVFGAPRPDGTKCVLGAVKTNLGQMEYAGGAAGVIKAILAFQNEAIPPNLNYSTPHPRVRLTDTPLVIPTQTQPWPRGARRRIAGVTGFGLSGALAHVLLEEPPLQSGADVTARRPVHVLTLSASSAEALAAQVERVAPLLDAIPEQSLGDFCFTANAGRAHFSHRLAVTGQTPAQLRDRLRSWRGEAPAERREPQRVGFLFHEEFLPQGAPGQELYATQPVFRDAFDRCTAAFAASGAQREVPAAEQTQFSLGFALAELWKAWGVRPAVVLGKGAGEVTAACVAGAMDLETAVRTLVARPSREDGAGYPLIEALPPFRWTDLAQTLEGQKVTFLIGMAQGEPGHFGLPGFLPSFRAGRGDWEALAECVARLYERGVEIDWRSFDRPYGRRAVAFPGYTWQRRRFWLHRPTDGSEPVELPRADDTAARVRAVPAQERRALLQAHLTAHLAKALRVAAGELSMNKPLILLGLDSLMTVELRRKLKSEFGFNLAVARLLAGACIADLAQDIEHHLAASSALAEGPPPVHGPGTEEREVIEL; from the coding sequence ATGAGGGACGAGGTCCGCGGTGCCATGGTGCGACTGCTCTCCGGCCTCAACGCGGAAGAGCGGTCCTCCCTCCTCGCGCTGTTGCAAAGCGAGCAACCGGAGAACGACCCGGTGGCCGTGGTCGGCATGGGGGGCCGCTTCCCGGGCGGCGCCCACTCGCCTGAGGCCTTTTGGCGTCTGTTGCAGGAGGGCAGGAGCGGCATCACCGAGATCCCCAAGAGCCGCTGGGACATCGACGCGCTCTTTCATCCGGATCCGGACGCGCGCGGGAAGATGTACGGCCGCTGGGGGGGCTTCCTTGAGGGCGCGGATCAGTTTGACCCGCAGCCGTTCGGCATCTCCGATGAGGAAGCGGCGCGGATGGACCCGCAGCAGCGCCTGCTCCTGGAGGTCTGCTGGGAGGCACTTGAGAGCGCGGGCGAGTCTCCGACGGGGCTCGCCGGCAGCCGCACGGGCGTCTTCGTGGGGCTCGCGGACCAGGGGTACAACCGCGTTCGCGAGCCCGGGCACCTGGATGACTTCAGCGTGACGGATCACCTCACCAGCGTTGCCAGCGGCCGATTGTCCCACGTGTTCGGGTTCCACGGGCCGTCGGTGTCCATCGAGGCCGCGTGCGCCTCGTCGCTGGTGGCGCTGCACCTGGCCGCCGGGAGCCTGCGGCGGGGGGAGTCGGACCTCGCGATTGCCGGTGGCGTGACGCTGCTGCTGCAGCCAGAGATTTCATTCCATTTCTGCAAGCTCGAACTCATGTCCCGGGACGGCCGCGTCAAGGCGTTCGACGCGAAGGCGGACGGCGCGGTCCGGAGTGAGGGCTGTGCCTTGCTGGTGCTCAAGCGCTACTCGCAGGCGCTCGCCGACGGCAATCCGGTGCTCGCGCTGCTGCGCGGGGGGGCATCCACCAGCACGGGCCGCGGCGTGAGCCTCTCGGCGCCCAGCGTGCCGGCGATGCGGCGCGTGATGAGCGACGCGCTCGCGTCCGCAGGGCTCACCCCTGCGGACGTGGACTACGTCGAGACGCACGGCTCGGGCACCTGGGCGGGGGATGCCATCGAACTGCAGGCGCTGCGGGACGTCTTCGGCGCGCCACGGCCCGACGGGACGAAGTGCGTGCTCGGCGCGGTGAAGACGAACCTCGGGCAGATGGAGTACGCCGGCGGCGCCGCGGGCGTCATCAAGGCCATCCTCGCCTTCCAGAACGAGGCCATCCCGCCGAATCTGAACTATTCGACGCCGCACCCGCGCGTCCGTCTGACGGACACGCCGCTCGTCATCCCCACGCAGACGCAGCCGTGGCCGAGAGGGGCCCGGCGGCGCATCGCAGGGGTCACCGGCTTCGGCCTGAGCGGCGCCCTTGCGCATGTGCTCCTTGAGGAGCCGCCGCTCCAGAGCGGCGCGGACGTGACGGCGCGGCGCCCGGTGCACGTGCTCACGCTGTCCGCGAGCTCGGCCGAAGCGCTCGCCGCGCAGGTGGAGCGCGTGGCGCCGCTGCTCGACGCGATCCCCGAGCAGTCGCTCGGGGACTTTTGCTTCACCGCGAACGCCGGCCGCGCCCATTTTTCGCACCGGCTCGCGGTCACGGGACAGACTCCCGCGCAGCTGAGGGACCGGCTCCGTTCCTGGCGAGGAGAGGCGCCGGCGGAGCGCCGCGAGCCGCAGCGGGTGGGGTTCCTCTTTCACGAGGAGTTCCTGCCGCAGGGGGCGCCTGGGCAGGAGCTGTACGCGACGCAGCCGGTGTTCCGGGACGCATTCGACCGCTGCACCGCTGCCTTCGCGGCCTCGGGCGCGCAGCGGGAGGTGCCTGCCGCGGAGCAAACCCAGTTCTCCCTCGGGTTCGCACTCGCCGAGCTGTGGAAGGCGTGGGGCGTGCGTCCGGCGGTGGTGCTCGGCAAGGGTGCCGGCGAGGTGACAGCCGCATGCGTCGCCGGGGCCATGGACCTTGAGACGGCCGTGCGCACGCTCGTAGCGCGGCCCTCGCGGGAGGACGGTGCTGGGTACCCGCTGATTGAGGCACTTCCACCGTTCCGATGGACGGACCTCGCTCAGACGCTCGAAGGTCAGAAGGTCACCTTCCTGATCGGCATGGCGCAGGGCGAGCCCGGCCACTTCGGCCTGCCCGGCTTTCTGCCTTCGTTCCGGGCAGGGCGGGGGGATTGGGAGGCGCTGGCCGAGTGCGTGGCGCGGCTCTACGAGCGCGGCGTCGAGATTGACTGGCGAAGCTTTGACCGGCCGTATGGGCGGCGTGCCGTCGCGTTCCCTGGGTACACCTGGCAGCGCCGGCGATTCTGGCTGCACCGGCCGACGGACGGCTCGGAGCCCGTCGAGCTCCCTCGCGCCGATGACACGGCGGCGCGTGTCCGTGCCGTGCCGGCGCAAGAGCGTCGCGCGCTCCTGCAGGCCCACCTGACGGCCCACCTCGCGAAGGCGCTGCGCGTTGCCGCCGGCGAGCTCAGCATGAACAAGCCGCTCATCCTCTTGGGGCTCGACTCGCTGATGACGGTGGAGCTGCGGCGCAAGCTAAAGTCCGAGTTCGGGTTCAACCTCGCGGTGGCGCGCCTGCTCGCGGGCGCGTGCATCGCGGACCTCGCACAGGACATCGAGCACCACCTGGCGGCGTCCAGTGCCCTGGCCGAGGGGCCGCCCCCCGTTCACGGCCCCGGCACCGAAGAGCGTGAGGTCATCGAGCTATGA